Proteins from a genomic interval of Oncorhynchus nerka isolate Pitt River linkage group LG13, Oner_Uvic_2.0, whole genome shotgun sequence:
- the LOC115140402 gene encoding uncharacterized protein LOC115140402 has product MAPSLNGSAFCNGPKMADCEVQGFVCNGANMADCELCGYSIMEPKWLTVSQPPTVPPSPPITIPPNQPASHCSSQPSYHHSSQPASLPPFLSALLSPFLQTSQPPTIPHTQLSSQPAILPALLPLLLPASLPALLPPFLPASLPALLPPFLPASQPPSPPPSVPPSVPPSQPPSPPTTVPPSQPASQPSSHRSSHRSSQPASQPSYHCSSQPSYHRSSQPASQPPSPPPSVPPTVPPSQPPSPPTTVPPSQPASQPSSHRSSHRSSQPSYHCSSQPSYHRSSQPASQPPSPPPTVPPTVPPSQPPSPPPTVPPSQPASQPSSHRSSHRSSQPSSHCSSQPSYHRSSKPPSLPSYHRSSQPASLPALLPLFLPASLPALLPLFLPASLPAPLPLFLPALLPPFLPPSLSSPPTTVPPSQPPSPPTTVHPSPPTIVPSSQPPSPPTNQPASHCSSHPALLPTSHPPSPPATMPPNQPTIVPPSQPASQPFYHRSSQPASQLFYHRSSQPASQLFYHRSSQPAS; this is encoded by the coding sequence CCAGCCTCCCACTGTTCCTCCCAGCCCTCCTATCACCATTCCTCCCAACCAGCCAGCCTCCCACTGTTCCTCCCAGCCCTCCTATCACCATTCCTCCCAACCAGCCAGCCTCCCACCGTTCCTCTCAGCCCTCCTATCACCATTCCTCCAGACCAGCCAGCCTCCCACCATTCCTCACACCCAGCTCTCCTCACAACCAGCCATcctcccagccctcctaccactGTTACTCCCAGCCAGCCTCCCAGCCCTCCTCCCACCGTTCCTCCCAGCCAGcctcccagccctcctaccaccattcctcccagccagccagcctcccaGCCCTCCTCCCAGCGTTCCTCCCAGCGTTCCTCCCAGCCAGcctcccagccctcctaccaccgttcctcccagccagccagcctcccaGCCCTCCTCCCACCGTTCCTCCCACCGTTCCTCCCAGCCAGcctcccagccctcctaccactgttcctcccagccctcctaccaccgttcctcccagccagccagccagcctcccaGCCCTCCTCCCAGCGTTCCTCCCACCGTTCCTCCCAGCCAGcctcccagccctcctaccaccgttcctcccagccagccagcctcccaGCCCTCCTCCCACCGTTCCTCCCACCGTTcctcccagccctcctaccactgttcctcccagccctcctaccaccgttcctcccagccagccagccagcctcccaGCCCTCCTCCCACCGTTCCTCCCACCGTTCCTCCCAGCCAGCCTCCCAGCCCTCCTCCCACCGTTcctcccagccagccagcctcccaGCCCTCCTCCCACCGTTCCTCCCACCGTTCCTCCCAGCCCTCCTCCCACTGTTcctcccagccctcctaccacCGTTCCTCAAAGCCACCCTCCCTGCCCTCCTACCACCGTTcctcccagccagccagcctcccagccctcctaccactGTTCCTCCCAGCCAGcctcccagccctcctaccactGTTCCTCCCAGCCAGCCTCCCAGCCCCCCTACCACTGTTcctcccagccctcctaccacCGTTCCTCCCACCCAGCCTTTCCAGCCCTCCTACCACTGTTCCTCCCAGCCAGcctcccagccctcctaccactGTTCATCCCAGCCCTCCTACCATCGTTCCTTCCAGCCAGcctcccagccctcctaccaACCAGCCAGCCTCCCACTGTTCCTCACACCCAGCTCTCCTACCAACCAGTCATCCTCCCAGCCCTCCTGCCACCATGCCTCCCAACCAGCCTACCATCGTTcctcccagccagccagcctcccaGCCCTTCTACCACCGTTCCTCCCAGCCAGCCTCCCAGCTATTCTATCACCGTTCCTCCCAGCCAGCCTCCCAGCTCTTCTATCACCGTTCCTCCCAGCCAGCCTCCTAG